A stretch of the Gossypium hirsutum isolate 1008001.06 chromosome D07, Gossypium_hirsutum_v2.1, whole genome shotgun sequence genome encodes the following:
- the LOC107925946 gene encoding mitochondrial import receptor subunit TOM9-2, whose translation MAAQPRRGGISLPERSSASKPHSNILARITSSPIVSRGKQAASDAAFVSKKLLRSTGKAAWIAGTTFLILFVPLIIEMDREQQFNELELQQASLLGAPATAAARS comes from the coding sequence ATGGCGGCCCAACCCAGACGAGGCGGAATTTCCCTACCCGAGAGGTCATCCGCCTCCAAACCCCATTCCAACATTCTCGCCAGGATCACTTCTTCCCCCATTGTTTCCCGTGGTAAGCAAGCGGCCTCTGACGCTGCTTTCGTCTCCAAGAAACTCCTCCGTAGCACCGGCAAAGCCGCTTGGATCGCCGGAACTACCTTCTTGATCTTATTTGTCCCTTTGATCATTGAGATGGACCGCGAGCAGCAGTTCAATGAACTCGAGCTCCAGCAAGCTAGTCTCCTCGGTGCCCCAGCCACTGCAGCTGCACGCTCTTGA